The segment TCAGCCCCGCCTCGGATTCCCTAGAGGTCGGCCAGACCCTTCAGCTAACGGCCACCGCCCGGGATAGCCGCGGCAACACCCTCACCGGCAAGACAGTCACCTGGTCCAGCTCCGATGCCCTGACGGCCACCGTTTCCGCGACCGGGCTGGTCACAGGGGTCAAAGCCGGCACCGTGACCATCACCGCGCGTGTGGACAACGCGAGCGGCACTGCCTCGGTGAAGGTGAAGTCGGCACAGGTCCCCGTGGCCTCCGTCACCGTGTCGCCCGCCACCAGGAGCCTCGTCCTGGGCGACACCGTGACTCTCGCTGCCGTGGCCAGGGACGCCGCCGGCAACGTCCTCGCCGGCCGCACCTTTAGCTGGTCCAGCTCCGACACCGCCGTGGCGCGCGTGTCCACGCAGGGGCGCGTCACGGCCGCCAAGGTCGGCAGCGCCACGGTAACCGCGACCATCGAGGGGAAGGCCGGCTCGGCCAGCATCACCGTCACCTCACCCCTCACCGCCCAGTTTGTCCTCGCCTTCCACGCCTGCAACAGCGCGGCAGTCGACTGCGGCAACCCGTCCAACCACGTGGTCCAGCTCGCGCAGGGAAACGACGGCGCCTCCTGGACGCCGGTGCCCGGATTCACCGCCTATTCGGGCAGTGTCCCGGACGTCATCCGCAAGGGCAACACGCTCTATGTCTTCACGCCCGGCCGCGTGCGCCGCTACCGCATCGACACCGGCCGCTGGGAGGACCCCGTGACCGTGACCATCCGCAACGCCGATGGCTCG is part of the Gemmatimonadota bacterium genome and harbors:
- a CDS encoding Ig domain-containing protein, with protein sequence MRSSEKQALGLVLWALTACSSGDGGGTTGPGDTGVASVRVSPASDSLEVGQTLQLTATARDSRGNTLTGKTVTWSSSDALTATVSATGLVTGVKAGTVTITARVDNASGTASVKVKSAQVPVASVTVSPATRSLVLGDTVTLAAVARDAAGNVLAGRTFSWSSSDTAVARVSTQGRVTAAKVGSATVTATIEGKAGSASITVTSPLTAQFVLAFHACNSAAVDCGNPSNHVVQLAQGNDGASWTPVPGFTAYSGSVPDVIRKGNTLYVFTPGRVRRYRIDTGRWEDPVTVTIRNADGSSEFFVDPSPILDSTGNIVLFYLVGGAPGTGDPASCPAGQTSCTKLFRSATEVQGSDGTSFTVDSGNRAQLTIASNESASDPDIFPGPSGFVMYISRGPSVQATTASDLRGSYTNVSGLPNGLLVQGAGGIPAGYYDSATSRFWTYVHIRQGNIAVIRRALHTTLSSQLNESQFTTVVAGATYPGLGATWHVESPGITSNVP